ACCCGTCGGGCCGGCTGCCGGTGTCACTCCCCCGCTCGGCCGGCGCGCAGCCCTACACCTACCTGCACCCGCTCCTGGGGGGACCCTCCGATGTCACCAGCGCCGGCAATGCGCCCGTGCTGCCCTTCGGGCACGGTCTCGGCTACACCGCGTTCGCCCGCGAAGACCTCACCGCCGATCGGTCGGTGGCCGCCGGCGGGAGCTTCACGGCCACGGTCACGGTGCGCAACGCCGGCGAGCGCAGCGGCACCGACGTGGTGCAGCTGTACGCCCACGATCCGGTCGCCACGATCACCAGGCCGCAGGCCCAGCTGCTCGCCTACCAGCGGGTGACCCTCGAGCCCGGCGAAGCGGCGACGGTCACGTTCGAGGTTCCCACCCAGCGGCTCGCTTTCAGCGGACGCGACCTCACCCGGATCGTCGAACCGGGCACGATCCACCTGTGGGTGGGAGCGTCGGTCGCCGAACGCGAGACGACGGCGACGCTCGAGATCACCGGAGAGGTCCACCCCGTGGGGGCAGGCGATCCGCGGATCGCGACCGCCCGCATCACGCCTGCGGCGGCTTCCCACGGCAGGGTGCCGACCTCCGCGGCCGCCGCCGTCCGCTGACAGGCGGAACGTCGAGGCACCCACACGCGGGCGCGCGGGTATACCTCCGACGCCGGGCCGTCAACCCACTGGGCTGACGGCCCGGTTCGGCGCAGGGTGGAGCGTGAAGGAGGTTGTCATGACTTTCGCTGCACTCCCTCTTCCTGAGGAGACACCGGGCTCCACCCCCGCGGAGCCCCTCGTCCCGACGCCGGACGAACCGACCGCTCCGAACCCGGCGGAACCGAATCCGCTCCTTCCCCCCGAGCGCTCCGCCGCACCGCTCGGGCGGGGGTGACCCGCGCATGGGCACCATCTTCTACGGCGGCTCGGCGACGCCCATCCACATCGAGGACCGGGCGCTGTCGCACCTGAAGGTCGTCATCGCCACGAAGCTCCGCCGCGACGAGAGTTTCACCGTCTCGTGGCGGCACCCGGATGACGAACCGACCGGGCGCAGCACGATCTGGCTGCACCCGTCGATTCCTCTGCGTTTCGTCTTCGACGAACCTGAGCAGCCGACCATCAGCCGCGCCTGGATCGACGAGCTCGTTGGCTCGGCCAACTCGAGCGGCGGCATCACGCTGATCACCGAACACATGGACGCCTCGAACGAGAACGCCCCGGCGCACATCGCCGAGCTGCGCGCCCTCCGCTGACACACCTGTCTGCGGCCGCCTCCCGCACGCGGGCGCCCACACCGACCCGCGAGCCCTCGTCGCCACACGAGCCGTCAGAAAATGCGGTTCGGATGCCGCGGACGCAGCGTTCGTCGACGGGTCGCGGTCGATCGGGCGCGACGAGCGGCCGGGCACGACGAGCGGCCGGGCGCGACGAGCTGCGGGGCGCGACGAGCTGCGGGGCCGTCCCCGCCCTGACGCAGGAGCGTCCGCCGCGGGAGTCAGCTCAGACCGCGGGGGGCCGAACCCGGGCTCGGCGGGTTCTCTTCCTCTGCCGGCTCGGGCGAGATGCTGAGGCCGTTCGGGCCGCTCGCGGCGAGCATGAGCTCCTCGATCCAGAGGCGGTTGATGCGCGGATTCCGACTGCCGAAGAAGTGGAACTGCATCGGCACCGACGGATGCATCCAGAAGCTGCGCCGTCCGCTGCCGTCGCCGATCTCGACGTCGAACATGAACGACTCCGACCGGCGCAGCTTGTTCATCACGACGATCCGGAGGTGAGCGAGCGTCCGGTCTTCGATGTCAACGGAGTTCGCCATCGTGTCGTAGATGAACCTACCCATGATCAGATCCTAGTCAGTCCGGTGCCCGCAGCGGCGTCGACCACCCGCCGCTACAGCGGCTTGCCCCCGGTCACGGCGAGGATGGCGCCGGACGTGTACGACGCGTCATCCGAGGCGAGGTAGACATATGCGCCCGCGAGCTCCACAGGCTGGCCCGCACGCCCGAGGGGGGTGTCGGAACCGAAGGAGGTGAGCTTCTCCTCGTCGAAGCCCGTCGCAGGGATGAGCGGCGTCCAGATCGGCCCGGGAGCGACGGCGTTGACACGGATGCCCCGCTCACCGACCTCCTGCGCGAGCGCCTTCACGAACGCCACCTGCGCCGCCTTCGTCATCGCGTAGTCGATGAGCCCGGGCGAGGGTTGGAACGCCTGGACCGACGACGTGACGATGATCGACGCTCCCGCCCTCAGCCGCGGCAGGGCGGCGCGCGCGGTGAAGATCAGCGCATAGAGGTTGGTGCGGAAGACGCGATCGAACTCCTCGGTGGAGAGGGTCGCAAGACTGTCACGATCGGCCTGGTAAGCGGCGTTGAGCACGACGATGTCGAGACCGCCCATCCGCTCAACGGCCTCATCCACGATGCTCGTCGCGAACCCTTCGTCGCGCAGATCGCCGACGAGCACCGCGCCGGTGCGACCGGCGTCTTCGACGAGGGAGACAGTGCCCGCGGCATCCTCCTCCTCTTCCGGCATCGCCGTGATCACGACGTCCGCCCCCTCGCGCGCGAACGCGATGGCCACCGCCCGGCCGATGCCGGAGTCACCGCCGGTGATGAGGGCGCGTTTGCCGGCGAGCCGGCCAGAGCCCACGTAGCCGGTCTCGCCGTGGTCGGGGGCGGGCGTCATCTCATCGATGGTCCCGGGCTGCTCCTGGCCCTGGGGCGGGAATTCCTGCTCGGCGCGATCCGACATGGGGTACTCCTCGAGGTCGACGGGGGATGTCGCCTCGACGCTCGTCGCAGATGAGCGCGTGGGCGAGGGGGTTGACAGACGGATGCCGCGCGGCTCACCCGCGCGCGGGCCGACGATGCGGGATCGGCACCGGGCGGCGGGGTCCGGCGCTGCCGCACGACAGCACCTCCACGGCGGTGCGGAGGACATCGTCGAGGCAGCCGAAGTGGTGGGGTGCGCGGATACCCCGACCCCAGATCACGTCGACCCCGAACGCGACGCGCGTCACGATCGCGATCACGCCGCGGGGGTCGCCGTCGGGCAGGGCGCGATCGCAGAGCTGCCACGAGTCACCCGACACCGGCGTGAACTCGAAGAACCTTTCGCTGAGGTTGTACATGGCTTTCACCTCCCGTCGATGGTGCGCCCGGAGGGGCGGCGTCAC
The Microbacterium sp. SLBN-154 DNA segment above includes these coding regions:
- a CDS encoding DUF7882 family protein encodes the protein MGTIFYGGSATPIHIEDRALSHLKVVIATKLRRDESFTVSWRHPDDEPTGRSTIWLHPSIPLRFVFDEPEQPTISRAWIDELVGSANSSGGITLITEHMDASNENAPAHIAELRALR
- a CDS encoding DUF7882 family protein: MGRFIYDTMANSVDIEDRTLAHLRIVVMNKLRRSESFMFDVEIGDGSGRRSFWMHPSVPMQFHFFGSRNPRINRLWIEELMLAASGPNGLSISPEPAEEENPPSPGSAPRGLS
- a CDS encoding SDR family oxidoreductase, producing the protein MSDRAEQEFPPQGQEQPGTIDEMTPAPDHGETGYVGSGRLAGKRALITGGDSGIGRAVAIAFAREGADVVITAMPEEEEDAAGTVSLVEDAGRTGAVLVGDLRDEGFATSIVDEAVERMGGLDIVVLNAAYQADRDSLATLSTEEFDRVFRTNLYALIFTARAALPRLRAGASIIVTSSVQAFQPSPGLIDYAMTKAAQVAFVKALAQEVGERGIRVNAVAPGPIWTPLIPATGFDEEKLTSFGSDTPLGRAGQPVELAGAYVYLASDDASYTSGAILAVTGGKPL